A single Streptomyces mirabilis DNA region contains:
- a CDS encoding FtsK/SpoIIIE domain-containing protein, producing the protein MELETWKRLAPMLGLAVKDATPTVLQQYGPQEQPAKPRVLVPRLHTRADAFGVTVTADALPQVGLSAWQDASEGLCDAWGMRRIRITQPTPGVIVARGFRREPLEAVIRSPLLDPDGSPACRPGQFVSTNDVLLGWDEDGTPVVLNLTYSAHALVAGATRSGKSITVNTLLAHASLMRDVRLIVIDPNLGAVAPWWRTAYKVSDAIHPDEPTEILRWVREEMQRRERLFWSGRTDRITDFSLELPLLLVVIDEVANYTRHPDRKARERFEAELLAIASQGAKFGVRLWLLTQKPSADVLTTAIRTNLSARICHRVDTVEDFLHLFPDGRELDITAADRTMPQGVSIASVGDMRTPVRLRSVYLPTEACWQINDLMCSNGLKVRELPASADLDKAA; encoded by the coding sequence GTGGAGCTGGAAACCTGGAAACGGCTCGCGCCGATGCTCGGCCTGGCCGTCAAGGACGCCACCCCCACCGTGCTCCAGCAGTACGGCCCACAGGAACAGCCGGCGAAACCGCGCGTGTTGGTGCCACGCCTGCACACCCGCGCCGACGCCTTCGGCGTCACCGTCACCGCCGACGCGCTGCCGCAGGTCGGGCTGAGCGCCTGGCAGGACGCCAGCGAGGGCCTGTGCGACGCCTGGGGCATGCGACGCATCCGGATCACCCAGCCCACACCAGGCGTGATCGTCGCGCGCGGCTTCCGGCGGGAACCACTGGAGGCGGTGATCCGCTCACCACTACTCGATCCCGACGGTTCCCCGGCCTGCCGACCCGGTCAGTTCGTCTCCACCAATGACGTGCTGCTCGGATGGGACGAGGACGGCACCCCCGTCGTGCTCAACCTCACCTACTCCGCCCACGCCCTCGTCGCCGGCGCCACCCGCTCCGGCAAATCGATCACCGTCAACACCCTGCTCGCCCACGCCTCGCTCATGCGGGACGTGCGCCTGATCGTGATCGACCCCAACCTCGGCGCGGTCGCGCCCTGGTGGCGTACCGCGTACAAGGTCTCCGACGCCATCCACCCCGACGAGCCGACCGAGATCCTGCGCTGGGTGCGCGAGGAGATGCAGCGCAGGGAGCGGCTGTTCTGGTCCGGCCGTACCGACCGCATCACCGACTTCAGCCTGGAACTGCCGCTGCTGCTCGTGGTGATCGACGAGGTGGCGAACTACACCCGTCACCCCGACCGCAAGGCCCGCGAACGCTTCGAGGCCGAACTGCTGGCCATCGCCAGCCAGGGCGCCAAGTTCGGCGTCCGGCTGTGGCTGCTCACCCAGAAACCCTCCGCCGACGTGCTCACCACCGCCATCCGCACCAACCTGTCCGCCCGGATCTGCCACCGCGTCGACACCGTCGAGGACTTCCTGCACCTCTTCCCCGACGGCCGGGAACTGGACATCACCGCCGCCGACCGCACCATGCCCCAGGGCGTCTCCATCGCCTCCGTCGGCGACATGCGCACGCCCGTCCGGCTGCGCTCGGTCTACCTGCCCACCGAAGCCTGCTGGCAGATCAACGACCTCATGTGCAGCAACGGACTGAAGGTCCGCGAACTGCCCGCCTCTGCCGACCTGGACAAGGCCGCGTGA
- a CDS encoding IS481 family transposase — translation MSVVEQRYHAVMEVAAGVAVTQVAARYGVSRQSVHSWVRKYGQSGLAGLADRSHRPVSCPHRIAGEVEAVVCELRRRHPTWGPRRLVHELERKGLTPVPSRATVYRVLIRNGLIEPGVRRRRRSDYRRWERSTAMELWQMDIVGGVLLADGGECKMVTGIDDHSRFMVIAKVVQRATARAVCSAFGEALVRFGVPEEVLTDNGKQFTARFSPGKPGESMFDRICRENGIAHRLTKPQSPTTTGKIERFHQTLRRELLDQHDPFADLATAQATVDAWLDDYNRMRPHQALDMAVPASRFVPRPRSEQDALPVVLPARLDPVSAPAAAEPEPETVPRAWPMAEGEVGVIELDRVVPASGNLSLRGQQIWFGPALAGTTVTFRIDVNRLHVLIGGGRHKTLPSKLSGRDLKALLAGGDARPAGPWAQKPGPVKDTKGAVEVDRTVNAVGYVGLAGDKVLIGWPFAGQRVTLRLGGRILQVLDEQRVLKATLPSPLPASACGRLQGARPAGPPPQLPPPGEQIAERTVSSTGGFMVAGQRIQLGRTYARQVVTAHLDEDTIRVFLGTDLITTVPRVTRKEVVVRKSGEHNRRKIV, via the coding sequence TTGAGCGTGGTCGAGCAGCGGTATCACGCGGTGATGGAGGTTGCCGCGGGGGTTGCTGTCACTCAAGTCGCGGCCCGGTATGGGGTGTCGAGGCAGTCGGTGCACTCCTGGGTGCGCAAGTACGGGCAGTCGGGTCTTGCGGGGCTGGCGGACCGGTCGCACCGGCCGGTCTCGTGTCCGCACCGGATCGCCGGGGAGGTGGAGGCGGTGGTGTGTGAGCTGCGGCGCCGGCATCCCACCTGGGGTCCGCGCAGGTTGGTGCACGAACTGGAACGCAAAGGCCTCACGCCGGTGCCCTCAAGGGCGACGGTCTATCGGGTTCTGATCCGCAACGGTCTGATCGAGCCGGGGGTGCGTCGTCGGCGTCGGTCGGATTACCGCAGGTGGGAGCGGTCGACGGCGATGGAACTGTGGCAGATGGACATCGTCGGCGGGGTCCTGCTGGCAGATGGCGGCGAGTGCAAGATGGTCACCGGGATCGATGACCACTCACGGTTCATGGTGATTGCGAAGGTGGTCCAGCGGGCCACGGCCCGCGCGGTCTGTTCGGCTTTCGGGGAAGCGCTGGTGCGGTTCGGAGTGCCCGAGGAGGTGCTGACCGACAACGGCAAGCAGTTCACCGCCCGCTTCAGTCCCGGCAAGCCCGGAGAGTCGATGTTCGATCGGATCTGCCGGGAGAACGGCATCGCCCACCGGCTCACCAAGCCGCAGTCCCCGACCACCACCGGGAAGATCGAACGCTTCCACCAGACCCTGCGGCGTGAACTCCTCGACCAGCATGATCCGTTCGCCGACCTGGCCACCGCGCAGGCGACGGTGGACGCCTGGCTGGACGACTACAACCGGATGCGGCCGCATCAGGCCCTGGACATGGCCGTCCCGGCCAGCCGCTTCGTCCCCCGGCCGCGGTCCGAGCAGGATGCCCTGCCGGTGGTCCTGCCCGCCCGCCTCGACCCGGTCTCCGCCCCGGCAGCGGCGGAGCCAGAACCAGAGACGGTGCCGCGGGCCTGGCCGATGGCCGAAGGCGAGGTGGGTGTGATCGAGCTGGACCGGGTGGTTCCCGCGTCGGGGAACCTGAGCCTGCGCGGGCAGCAGATCTGGTTCGGCCCGGCCCTTGCCGGCACCACGGTGACCTTTCGGATCGACGTGAACCGGCTGCACGTCCTGATCGGCGGTGGCCGGCACAAGACGCTGCCTTCGAAGCTGTCCGGCCGTGACCTCAAAGCTCTGCTGGCAGGCGGAGATGCCCGGCCCGCCGGACCCTGGGCGCAGAAGCCCGGACCGGTCAAGGACACGAAGGGGGCGGTGGAGGTGGACCGCACCGTCAACGCGGTCGGCTACGTCGGCCTGGCAGGCGACAAGGTCCTGATCGGCTGGCCGTTCGCCGGACAGCGAGTCACCCTCCGGCTGGGCGGCCGCATCCTGCAGGTCCTCGACGAGCAGCGGGTCCTGAAGGCCACCCTGCCCAGCCCGCTGCCGGCCTCAGCCTGCGGACGCCTGCAAGGAGCCCGTCCGGCCGGGCCGCCCCCGCAGCTGCCACCGCCCGGCGAGCAGATCGCCGAGCGGACCGTCAGCAGCACCGGCGGGTTCATGGTCGCCGGACAACGCATCCAGCTCGGCCGGACCTATGCCCGCCAGGTCGTCACCGCCCACCTGGACGAGGACACCATCCGGGTCTTCCTCGGAACCGACCTGATCACCACCGTCCCCCGAGTGACCAGGAAAGAGGTGGTCGTCCGCAAGTCCGGCGAACACAACCGCCGGAAGATCGTCTAG
- a CDS encoding suppressor of fused domain protein, translated as MVRLNDPDRFAHFVEQLSSTLGVEPEIREVPPREPGDGQVFALIYADTPEPGFISGFTYGLSLWEGADSLSSSRELCIVMRSNDSEWAKVPAITVAALRGMCPFDPGMVIGYMKPYVPGSGLSSLLLAVPSPRLMLADQIDLARSGMGSGDFVEIIGAYPIYASERKIIHAQGAGVVWNSEWDPYDPARPAVV; from the coding sequence ATGGTTCGTCTCAATGATCCAGATCGGTTCGCTCACTTTGTAGAGCAGCTGAGTTCGACGCTCGGTGTGGAGCCGGAGATCCGTGAGGTTCCGCCCCGGGAGCCAGGTGACGGTCAAGTTTTCGCTCTCATCTATGCGGATACCCCGGAGCCCGGCTTCATTTCTGGATTTACATACGGGCTGTCGCTGTGGGAGGGCGCGGATTCGCTGTCATCATCCCGCGAGCTTTGCATAGTGATGCGTTCGAATGATTCAGAATGGGCGAAGGTACCAGCCATCACGGTGGCAGCCCTACGTGGCATGTGCCCCTTCGATCCGGGGATGGTGATTGGTTACATGAAGCCGTATGTGCCAGGTTCGGGATTGAGCAGCCTGCTCTTGGCTGTACCCTCGCCTCGGCTGATGCTCGCCGACCAGATCGATCTCGCACGCTCCGGCATGGGTTCCGGCGATTTCGTAGAGATTATTGGTGCTTATCCGATCTATGCCTCGGAGAGGAAGATCATCCATGCTCAGGGAGCCGGAGTGGTGTGGAACTCCGAATGGGACCCATATGATCCCGCTCGTCCTGCGGTGGTTTGA
- a CDS encoding DinB family protein — protein sequence MSDFVVQKIVRPERAVSGPWLEVIASNLDYHRATFLWKCEGLSDAQLRLRAVGSSALTLLGLMRHLQGVERAWFQRTLAGTAPRFFPYRTYVTADGGEWYDESDITPARDVYADYLKACEESRQVFARVTVDLARIVPNPEFGDTDVRFVLEHVIEEYARHVGHADLLREAIDGATGE from the coding sequence GTGAGCGACTTTGTCGTCCAGAAGATCGTCCGGCCCGAGCGTGCGGTATCGGGCCCGTGGTTGGAGGTGATCGCCTCGAATCTCGACTACCACCGAGCGACCTTCCTGTGGAAGTGCGAGGGTCTCTCGGATGCACAGCTGCGGCTACGCGCTGTGGGGTCGTCGGCGTTGACCCTGCTGGGGCTCATGCGCCATTTGCAGGGGGTCGAGCGTGCCTGGTTCCAGCGGACGTTGGCGGGCACGGCGCCTCGCTTCTTCCCCTATCGGACCTATGTCACCGCTGACGGAGGCGAGTGGTACGACGAGTCGGACATCACGCCGGCCAGGGACGTCTACGCGGACTACCTGAAGGCGTGCGAGGAGTCGCGGCAGGTGTTCGCGAGGGTGACCGTCGACCTCGCGCGTATCGTGCCGAACCCGGAATTCGGTGACACCGACGTGCGGTTCGTCCTTGAGCACGTGATCGAGGAGTACGCCCGCCACGTCGGCCACGCGGATCTCCTCCGCGAGGCCATCGACGGCGCCACCGGCGAGTAG
- a CDS encoding transposase family protein has translation MPKKTSPAGGTETVVYQSSLQLSTATLTFLGDLLRGHLKKIRSRWRKLPAGKTATIVLAVLRHDQRLADMAGGNHISATTVRRWVLEVIELLAARAQRLERALKKVIRTGGHVVLIDGTLIRTRRRTGADNRRNYSGKHKAHGLLFLALTDHKGRLLWLSAARPGRSSEITTARYNKLVERLRAVELGAIGDLGFVGLDDDPDNPVVITGYKAARTKPLIPAKKQVNKLIASVRAVCEHAFAHLKNWRIITKLRLHVRHATTLLRALLVLTNIEIAR, from the coding sequence ATGCCAAAGAAAACCAGCCCCGCCGGGGGCACTGAGACGGTTGTCTACCAGTCCAGTCTGCAGCTGTCCACGGCCACCCTGACCTTCCTCGGCGACCTGCTCCGCGGCCATCTGAAGAAGATCCGCTCCCGGTGGCGCAAGCTGCCGGCCGGGAAGACCGCCACGATCGTCCTCGCAGTTCTCCGCCATGACCAGCGGCTTGCCGACATGGCGGGCGGCAACCACATCTCCGCCACGACGGTACGTCGTTGGGTCCTGGAGGTGATCGAACTGCTTGCCGCTCGGGCCCAGCGCCTGGAGCGCGCGCTGAAGAAAGTCATCCGAACGGGTGGCCACGTCGTCCTGATCGACGGCACTCTGATCCGCACCCGGCGGCGCACAGGAGCGGACAACCGCCGCAACTACAGCGGGAAACACAAAGCCCACGGCCTGCTCTTCCTCGCCCTCACCGATCACAAGGGCCGGCTGCTGTGGCTGTCCGCGGCCCGCCCGGGACGCTCCTCGGAGATCACCACCGCCCGTTACAACAAGCTCGTCGAGCGCCTGCGGGCCGTCGAGCTGGGTGCCATCGGTGACCTCGGCTTCGTCGGCCTGGACGACGACCCGGACAACCCCGTGGTCATCACCGGCTACAAAGCCGCCCGCACCAAGCCACTCATCCCTGCGAAGAAGCAGGTCAATAAGCTGATCGCGTCTGTCCGCGCGGTCTGCGAGCACGCCTTCGCGCACCTGAAGAACTGGCGCATCATCACCAAGCTCCGCCTGCACGTCCGACACGCCACCACGCTCCTTCGCGCCCTGCTCGTACTGACCAACATCGAGATCGCGCGCTGA
- the dctA gene encoding C4-dicarboxylate transporter DctA gives MSRNDAAPGTVTAPPGRIRRMLSHLYVQCLIAVLLGAAVGGLWPSIGGDLKPLGDGFIALVKMFIAPIIFCTVVHGIASMGNARAVGRVSLKALVYFEVLTTVAMVIGLVVVNVVKPGSGLHIDLSTLSTKGLPPEATTAHEGFAAFLLTIIPATLVSALTGNEILPVLLVSVLFGFGLHASGEAGLGIARGVEKFSMVLFTLIRWIMRLAPIGAFGSMAFTIGNYGLGTLRHLSLLVGSFWLTALFFVLVVLGTVMRLNGLRLLPFLRYIKEELLIVLGTSSTEPVLPRMMAKLQHAGASKPVVGITLPAGYSFNLDGTAIYLTMGSVFLAQALGIDLSLTQQLAMLAVMLLTSKGAAGVTGSGFIALAATLSAVPHVPVAALALIFGVDRFMSEARALTSLVGNGVATLAVARWEGELDEDRAKAVLSGEIPYTPASAPSAVTVEPDPKQTPAPEAMPEPTRDPVPAAS, from the coding sequence ATGAGCCGCAACGACGCTGCCCCGGGTACCGTCACCGCACCACCCGGCCGCATCCGCCGGATGCTGTCCCACCTCTACGTCCAGTGCCTGATCGCCGTCCTCCTCGGCGCCGCCGTGGGCGGGCTGTGGCCGTCCATCGGCGGTGACCTCAAGCCGCTCGGCGACGGCTTCATCGCGCTGGTGAAGATGTTCATCGCGCCGATCATCTTCTGCACGGTCGTCCACGGCATCGCCTCCATGGGCAACGCCCGCGCGGTCGGCCGCGTGAGCCTGAAGGCCCTGGTCTACTTCGAGGTGCTGACCACCGTGGCCATGGTGATCGGCCTGGTCGTCGTCAACGTCGTCAAACCGGGCAGCGGTCTGCACATCGACCTCTCGACCCTGTCCACCAAGGGCCTGCCGCCGGAGGCGACCACGGCCCACGAGGGCTTCGCCGCCTTCCTCCTCACCATCATCCCCGCCACGCTGGTCAGCGCCCTGACTGGCAACGAGATCCTGCCGGTGCTGCTGGTGTCGGTGCTGTTCGGATTCGGCCTGCACGCCAGCGGAGAGGCCGGCCTGGGCATCGCCCGGGGCGTCGAGAAGTTCTCCATGGTTCTGTTCACGCTCATCCGGTGGATCATGCGGCTGGCCCCCATCGGCGCGTTCGGCTCGATGGCCTTCACCATCGGCAACTACGGCCTGGGCACCCTGCGCCACTTGTCCCTGCTGGTCGGCTCGTTCTGGCTGACCGCCCTCTTCTTCGTCCTGGTCGTCCTCGGGACCGTGATGCGACTGAACGGACTGCGGCTGCTGCCGTTCCTGCGCTATATCAAGGAGGAGCTGCTGATCGTCCTGGGCACGTCCTCCACGGAGCCTGTCCTGCCGCGCATGATGGCCAAGCTTCAGCATGCGGGCGCCTCGAAACCGGTCGTCGGCATCACGCTGCCCGCCGGGTACTCCTTCAACCTCGACGGCACCGCCATCTACCTGACCATGGGCTCGGTCTTCCTCGCCCAGGCCCTCGGCATCGACCTCAGCCTCACCCAGCAGCTGGCCATGCTCGCCGTCATGCTGCTCACCTCCAAGGGCGCCGCAGGCGTCACCGGCTCCGGCTTCATCGCCCTGGCCGCCACTCTCAGCGCCGTCCCGCACGTCCCGGTCGCCGCCCTCGCGCTGATCTTCGGCGTCGACCGGTTCATGTCCGAAGCCCGCGCCCTGACCAGCCTGGTCGGCAACGGCGTCGCCACCCTGGCCGTCGCCCGCTGGGAGGGCGAGCTCGACGAGGACCGCGCCAAGGCCGTCCTGAGCGGCGAGATTCCCTACACCCCTGCCTCCGCTCCCTCTGCGGTGACAGTCGAGCCCGATCCGAAGCAGACGCCCGCACCCGAGGCGATGCCCGAACCAACCCGCGACCCGGTCCCCGCCGCAAGCTGA
- a CDS encoding PrpF domain-containing protein, producing MLRLQGEMIRGGTSKCWIFDHRDVAATGVDVDALLLAAFNAADPRQIDGVGGASSTTSKAAVVQASTQPGVDVEYAFAQVGIGDERVEWASNCGNCATAVALYAVHHDLVPIASDTTTVRMLNVNTGARLTGTIPTPAGVAPEEGTAVVPGTSAPGVPVLLGFQDPAGSTTGRALPTGRALDELTGPDGPVEASLVDAGAPAALFEAKAFGLDGTESLTAFATAVSALTLLRRQAALAMGLAREGDPVSHAVPKVGIVARPAPYRTTQGILVNQDEYDLAVRMVSMHAPHPAIGLTSAVALATAAATPGTLAHRVARQTADGTLRLGTPAGVIATQAVPAPDGASPTVLLHRAARRIARAELLVPVLEGRPA from the coding sequence GTGCTGCGTCTGCAGGGCGAGATGATCCGCGGAGGAACCAGCAAGTGCTGGATCTTCGACCACCGCGACGTGGCCGCCACGGGCGTGGACGTCGATGCCCTCCTGCTCGCCGCCTTCAACGCCGCCGACCCCCGTCAGATCGACGGCGTGGGCGGCGCCTCCTCCACCACCTCCAAGGCCGCCGTCGTACAGGCGTCGACCCAACCCGGTGTGGATGTCGAGTACGCCTTCGCCCAGGTCGGAATCGGCGACGAGCGCGTGGAGTGGGCCAGCAACTGCGGCAACTGCGCCACCGCCGTGGCCCTGTACGCCGTCCACCACGATCTCGTGCCGATCGCGTCGGACACCACCACCGTCCGCATGCTCAACGTCAACACCGGGGCCCGCCTCACCGGCACGATCCCCACCCCCGCGGGCGTGGCCCCGGAGGAGGGCACGGCCGTGGTCCCTGGTACCTCGGCGCCCGGCGTGCCGGTCCTGCTCGGGTTTCAGGACCCGGCGGGCTCGACGACCGGCCGCGCACTGCCGACCGGCCGGGCACTGGACGAGCTGACCGGCCCGGACGGTCCCGTCGAGGCATCCCTGGTGGACGCCGGCGCTCCGGCCGCGCTGTTCGAGGCCAAGGCGTTCGGCCTCGATGGCACGGAATCCCTCACCGCGTTCGCCACCGCAGTGTCCGCGCTGACACTGCTGCGCCGCCAGGCAGCGCTGGCCATGGGCCTGGCCCGCGAGGGCGATCCGGTCAGCCACGCGGTGCCGAAGGTGGGCATCGTCGCCCGGCCTGCCCCCTATCGCACCACACAGGGCATACTCGTCAACCAGGACGAGTACGACCTGGCCGTGCGCATGGTCTCCATGCACGCCCCGCACCCGGCGATCGGCCTGACCTCCGCCGTGGCCCTGGCCACGGCCGCCGCCACCCCCGGCACCCTCGCCCACCGCGTCGCCCGGCAGACCGCCGACGGCACGCTGCGCCTGGGCACCCCCGCCGGCGTGATCGCCACCCAAGCCGTCCCCGCACCGGACGGCGCGTCCCCCACGGTGCTGCTGCACCGCGCCGCCCGGCGTATCGCCCGAGCCGAACTCCTCGTTCCCGTCCTGGAAGGACGCCCCGCATGA
- a CDS encoding LysR family transcriptional regulator, whose protein sequence is MLDVRRILLFTEVARRGSVTATARALNYTPSAVSQQISRLETEAGQPLLERHARGVTPTDAGRALAERGQRIERELQAAENELADFAGLRAGTLRIGTFPTVGASLLPQAVIAFRDAHPDVRLTVRSARIAGLWTMLENREIEISLMWDYDWSRIDREDIVVTPLLDDPPALLISGHHPLAGRNAASLADFADDPWITRADHHPVAEALVRGCRAVGFEPHIAYEAHDYQEAQAMVAACIGVALAPTLALEGTRPGVTVLPLQPPAPIRRILLVRMADHSLTPAALTFAGLLRDTAAARTT, encoded by the coding sequence ATGCTCGACGTCCGGCGGATCCTGCTGTTCACGGAGGTCGCCCGGCGCGGCTCGGTGACCGCGACAGCCCGCGCCCTCAACTACACCCCGTCAGCGGTATCGCAGCAGATCAGCCGCCTGGAAACAGAGGCAGGCCAGCCCCTGCTGGAACGCCACGCCCGGGGTGTCACCCCCACCGACGCCGGACGGGCGCTGGCCGAACGAGGGCAACGGATCGAACGCGAACTGCAGGCCGCGGAAAACGAACTCGCCGACTTCGCCGGCCTGCGCGCAGGCACACTGCGCATCGGCACCTTCCCCACCGTCGGCGCCTCGCTCCTCCCGCAGGCCGTGATCGCCTTCCGCGACGCCCACCCCGACGTACGGCTGACCGTCCGCAGCGCCCGCATCGCCGGACTCTGGACGATGCTGGAGAACCGGGAGATCGAAATATCGCTGATGTGGGACTACGACTGGAGCCGAATCGACCGGGAGGACATCGTCGTCACCCCACTCCTCGATGACCCGCCGGCCCTTCTCATCAGCGGCCACCATCCACTCGCCGGCCGTAACGCCGCCTCACTCGCCGACTTCGCAGACGACCCCTGGATCACCCGCGCCGACCATCACCCGGTGGCCGAAGCCCTCGTCCGCGGCTGCCGCGCCGTCGGCTTCGAGCCCCACATCGCCTACGAGGCCCACGACTACCAGGAAGCCCAGGCCATGGTCGCCGCCTGCATCGGCGTCGCCCTCGCCCCCACCCTGGCCCTGGAGGGCACCCGACCCGGCGTCACCGTCCTGCCCCTCCAGCCGCCGGCCCCCATCCGCCGCATCCTCCTCGTTCGCATGGCCGACCACTCGCTCACCCCCGCCGCCCTCACCTTCGCCGGACTCCTCCGCGATACCGCCGCAGCCCGAACAACCTGA
- a CDS encoding IS701 family transposase, whose translation MADPQWRLFLPKEWASDTGRRTVTRVPPEVTHREKWRLALDMLDTLAGWGMRPPVVVADAAYGTNAHLRAGLAERGIDYVLAVRADVTAHPFEEQPVAPARNGPVGCWPQPRYRHPAPSVAALAAGLAQDAFTTAAWRNGSRGELRSRFAAVRIRPAGKAVERPIRTAASAEQGWWDGVLPDCWLLVEWPEGAEAPTDYWLSNLPADMAIVDLVRLAKVRWRIEHDYRELKHGLGLDHFEGRSWPGWHHLVTLVTAAHAFLTEQRLAPKAPSPASPSTRSSMHSRTP comes from the coding sequence ATGGCAGATCCTCAATGGCGGCTGTTCCTGCCGAAGGAATGGGCGTCAGACACCGGCCGCAGGACCGTCACCCGCGTCCCGCCCGAGGTCACGCACCGGGAGAAGTGGCGGCTGGCTCTGGACATGCTCGACACCCTGGCCGGCTGGGGCATGAGGCCGCCGGTCGTCGTGGCTGACGCCGCCTACGGCACCAACGCACACCTGCGGGCCGGCCTGGCAGAGCGCGGCATCGACTACGTGCTGGCCGTCCGCGCGGACGTGACCGCCCATCCCTTCGAGGAACAGCCCGTCGCTCCAGCCCGCAACGGGCCCGTCGGGTGCTGGCCACAGCCTCGCTACCGCCATCCCGCACCGTCAGTGGCAGCCCTGGCCGCCGGTCTCGCGCAGGACGCGTTCACCACCGCCGCCTGGCGGAACGGCTCGCGAGGAGAGTTACGGTCCCGCTTCGCCGCCGTGCGCATCCGCCCTGCAGGCAAGGCCGTCGAGCGTCCGATCCGAACCGCTGCTTCGGCCGAGCAGGGCTGGTGGGACGGGGTCCTGCCGGACTGCTGGCTGCTGGTCGAGTGGCCCGAGGGGGCCGAGGCTCCCACCGACTACTGGCTGTCCAACCTGCCGGCTGACATGGCGATCGTCGACCTGGTCCGTCTGGCGAAGGTCCGCTGGCGCATCGAGCACGACTACCGCGAACTCAAGCACGGCCTGGGCCTGGACCACTTCGAAGGCCGGTCCTGGCCCGGCTGGCACCACCTCGTCACCCTCGTGACCGCCGCCCACGCCTTCCTCACCGAACAACGCCTGGCCCCAAAAGCACCCAGTCCGGCCTCACCCTCTACCAGATCCTCGATGCACTCCAGGACACCTTGA
- a CDS encoding transposase yields MICADELGPVIPRTFPPAPAWSPDGHRIKAELDYSRGPEKTWVYGGLRPADGQAVTMTASSRNSVFYQQFLQLLEDANPEGEIWIVTDNLSSHNSLSTRTWLEGHPRIHHAFIPVGACWLNLQEGWWRIFRKAALAGRSFANRDDIEYATTLATDQLNSRANPWIWGRPAPPTRLLRRRYVYTV; encoded by the coding sequence GTGATCTGCGCCGACGAGCTGGGGCCAGTGATCCCGCGGACCTTCCCGCCCGCCCCCGCCTGGTCACCCGACGGGCACCGGATCAAAGCGGAACTCGACTACAGCCGCGGACCGGAGAAGACCTGGGTCTACGGCGGTCTGCGACCAGCCGACGGCCAGGCCGTCACGATGACCGCTTCCTCCCGCAACAGCGTCTTCTACCAGCAGTTCCTGCAACTGCTTGAGGACGCCAACCCGGAGGGTGAGATCTGGATCGTCACCGACAACCTGTCCAGTCACAACAGCCTGTCCACTCGGACCTGGCTCGAAGGCCATCCCCGGATCCACCACGCCTTCATCCCCGTCGGTGCGTGCTGGCTCAACCTGCAGGAAGGCTGGTGGCGCATCTTCCGCAAGGCCGCCCTCGCCGGCCGGTCATTCGCCAACCGCGACGACATCGAATACGCCACCACCCTTGCGACCGACCAGCTCAACTCCCGGGCCAACCCCTGGATCTGGGGCAGACCGGCACCGCCAACTCGCTTACTACGGCGCCGATATGTGTACACCGTTTGA
- a CDS encoding helix-turn-helix domain-containing protein: protein MRARMIELSWAGLRVPAIAVELDCSQKTVRCWLHRFNRSGLQGLDDLGGQGRKRRITEEERSRIISLVKTVPPGRLRWEPVGELWAFDESGPPEWTLDSLAAAARAEGIEVGRSQVRRILLAEGVRWRRTRSWTRSKDPDFVPKGHGSSASTPTRPPVRR from the coding sequence ATGCGGGCCCGGATGATCGAGCTGAGCTGGGCGGGGCTACGGGTGCCGGCGATCGCCGTGGAACTGGACTGCAGCCAGAAAACGGTCCGCTGCTGGCTGCACCGCTTCAACCGCTCAGGCCTGCAAGGGCTGGATGATCTGGGCGGGCAGGGCCGCAAGCGGCGGATCACCGAAGAGGAACGATCTCGGATCATCTCCCTGGTCAAGACCGTCCCGCCGGGGCGGCTGAGGTGGGAGCCGGTCGGGGAGCTGTGGGCCTTCGACGAGTCCGGGCCACCCGAGTGGACGCTGGATTCCCTGGCCGCGGCAGCGCGGGCCGAAGGGATCGAGGTGGGGCGCTCACAGGTCCGCCGCATCCTGCTCGCCGAGGGCGTGCGCTGGCGCCGCACCCGGTCCTGGACGCGATCGAAGGACCCGGACTTCGTCCCAAAAGGACACGGATCATCGGCCTCTACACCCACCCGCCCGCCGGTGCGACGGTGA